CCTCTCAAGCCATCATCCCAGAACAAGATTTGTCTTCACATCAATTAATATTGCAAGTTATTGAAGGGAATATTGAAGCTATCGAGATAGAAAATTCTCCGAAGCGTTTGGTTCATCAGGTCTTTCCTTATCAACAAGGCAACATATTAAATTTACGGGATATTGAACAAGGGTTGGAGCAACTCAATCGATTATCGTCTGCTAAATACACTATCGATATCCAGCCTGGCAGCCAAAATGGTTACTCTCGGATTATTATTCATCAGCAAGGGAAAAAATGGCCACTCACAAGCCAATTGAACCTCGATAATTCAGGGATGAAGGCAACAGGGAAACAGCTACTTACTGGCAGTTTGACGGCTGATACCCTTTTGGGAATTGGTGAACAGTGGTCAGTCTCAGCCAATAGCGACATGGAAGGAAGCGCATCCCACCATAATCGTTATATTGTTGCGAATTTGAATATCCCTTATGGCTATTGGTCTTACCGCTATCAATTTTACCGTAACAGCACGCTACAACCGTTTAAGACGTCGGGCCAGCAATACCGTTATGAAGGCAAAAATACCAACCAACAATTTGATGTCAGCCGTTTAATTTATCGTGATGGCAAGCAGCGTTTAACCTTACAAGGCAGTTTAAAACATAAAAAAGCCAATACTCAGTTGGCTTCCCAAACGCTGAGTATCAGTAGCCCAACGCTAACCTCCCTCTCATTTACCCCGCAGTACAGTACCACGCTCGGGCAAGGTTATTTCACGTTTAACCCTTCGGCTGAATGGGGAATTTCTGCCTTTGGCGCCTCATCGGATACGCTCGCGAAAGACTCCCCACGCAGCCATTACCGCAAATTTAGTCTAAGCAGCAGTTATCAGTATTTTTTTCCCAATGGTTTGACCTATTTAACCTCATTTTACGGTCAATATTCCCCCGATAATTTATACGGTATTGAACGTATCAGCATCGGCGGTCAGTACTCTGTCCGTGGCTACCATGAGCAGTCTTTAAGCGGTAACCGTGGCGGGTATTGGCGTAATGAAATTAACAAAGACATCGCCAATACGGCAATTGGGCAACTGCGTTTTATCGGTGCTTTAGATTATGGGTTTATTGGCTCAGATAAATACCACATTGAACATGACACCCTTGCGGGGGGAGCCGTTGGTCTCTCTTTTACTGGCAATAGCCTGTTTTATTCTCAGTTTTTACTCAGTAAGCCTTTGCATTATCCCTCACAACTTAAACCAGACAATTGGTCGGCCTATTGGTCGGTTTCATTCTCTCTGTAGCTTTACGTTTTTAAAGGATTATTTATGCTCAATGAACAGTTGCCTTCGCGCCCTAAGCGGCTATTAAGTTACACCATTATTTTATTAACGGCTGTCTACCCTTTACATCCCGCTTGGGGTGCAGCCATGACGGCGGCAGATAAAAACACCCAAGTCAGCCAACAAAATAATATTCCAGTTATTAATATTGCCACGCCGAATGGGGCGGGGATATCACACAATAAATTCCAAGACTTCAATGTGGATAAACAAGGCGCGGTACTCAATAACGCCACCAGCAATGTGAACTCCCAAATTGCCGGGCAAATCAAAGCCAATGCTAACTTAAAGGGGAATGCTGCCAATCTGATTATTAACGAAGTCACAGGCAGTAGCCGCTCAGAATTACAAGGAAAGCTGGAAGTAGCTGGCAAAGGGGCGAATGTCTTAATTGCCAACCCAAATGGGATTACCTGTAATGGCTGTAGCTTTGTAAATACCCCTGCGATTACCTTGACCACGGGGAAACCCATTCTGGATAACAAGGGGGCTTTGTCTGCGATTGAGGTAAAAAAAGGCAGTGTGGTTATCGGCGCTAATGGTATGAATGCCGAAGCGCAAACCTATGCCGATATTATCAGCCGCGCCACCGAATTGAATGGGCAAATCAAAGCTAAGAACTTGACTCTGATGCAAGGCACCAACCGTGTCGACTTTCAAAAAGGCACCGTAACACCGATTGCGGGTGAAGGGACAAAACCCAGTATTTCGGTAGATACCAAAGCACTGGGCGGCATGTACGCCAACCAAGTTAAATTGGTCAGTACTGAGGCGGGGGTGGGAATTAACCTCAGTAATGTGCAAATCAACCAAAATGACCTGACATTAACTGTCGATGGCAAAATTACCCTTGCAGGCAATATTCAAGGGAAAAAAGACATTAATGTCAGCACCAAAAATCTGCAAATTAATGCCAATGCAAACGTGAATGCCACCAAGGACATCACATTAGCCACCAATACCCTGACCAATAACGGGAAAGTTATCGCTGGTAAGGATATGCGTGTCTTTGCCGAGTCGGTCAGCAATACGGGCAATAGTGCGCTTATTCAGGCACAAGATAATCTGTGGATGCAGAAAAATGCCAAGGGGGATTTGAGCACCCTGATTGAAAATAAATCGGGAACGATAAAGACCAATACCGGGGATTTGGTTGTTCGGACGAAGAAATTGACTAATTCAGCAATAACATCGCCTATAAAGATATCCGATATCAATGCGACTACCAGTGATAAAAATGGCTCTTATGTGTCTTCTTTTTTTGGTAAAAGGCAAGGAGTTGTATCGATTATTTCACTCTATCCCCGATTAGAAAGTTTTCCCTATAAAAAATGGTTTGGGGAGATGGATTTTATCAACAATGACAGTATTAATGTTGAACGAAAACAGTATTCTAGCCAGGGATATGTAGGTGCTATAACATCAGGAAAAAATACCTATATTAATGCAAATGATTTAGTGAATGACTTTGGAAAAATCACTGCAAAAAATAACATAATATTGACGGGACAGAACGCATCTGTTGGCTCATTTAACTCAGGGAAATTAGATCTTTGGTATAAATATGATACATCTAATGCTGATTTAGGGCAATTTGCAGATGAAAGTGATGATACAGGAACTTACGATATATTTTATGTTAGTGAGCCAATAGACTTTAAATTGCTCGATAAATTCTATTCTTGGTCTCCTGATGTATTAAGTTATCAGTCTATATCTGCGGGAAATAATGTTGTTCTTGATTTTAAAAACACTATTAACCTTGAAAGCAAACTTCCTAGCACCGAAAAACCTATAGCGAAAATAATGCAAGTAGGTGCTCCTTCCTTTGCCATTACCGCAAAAAATATTATCTTAAATTCTAATAATATAAATATTTCCTCCAACTTACAGTCTGGAAATGACCTGTCTATTATCGCGGGTCAAAATATCAATATTAATAATGCACAGCTCGTAGCCAATCAATCACAAAGCCTAATTGCGAATAACGACCTTAATCTTAAACAAGTCAATTTAACCGCGAAAGACAGTACGTTAATTGCCAAAAATGGCAATATCTCGTACAGCTTAAACCCTGTCTCTGCCTTTAAAGATAATGCGTTATCTCTCCCAGTTATTAACGCTGCGAATTCGTTACATATCCAAGCGGGTAAAAATGTCACTTTCGATAATGCGCAATTAGCTAAAACGAATAAACTCACCCTCAGTGCCAATGACAATATCGTTATTCGCCGCGATGAATCCAATCTAATGAAACTCGCGGCTTTAGAGCCAGTCGCAAATATCAATGCGTTACTCACGAAAACAGGAAATTGGGCTAGTTCGGGGGAAATCAACCTCACCGCAGGTAAAAACATTGAAGCACGGGGTATAACCTTTAACAGTGGAAAATCCCTGACGCTCAATGCGGGTCAAGATATTATTTTAGGTTCTAAAGCCATTAAAGATGTCGACAATGTATTTAAAACTAATCGATATCCAGAATTGAGCTCTCAACTTATTGCGAATGGCAATATTACGTTAAATGCCGCTCGTGATATTGATTTGCAATCCGCCAATCTCCAATCCAAAGACAAGCTCACTGCATTGTCAGGTCGTGATATTAAATTAACCGCTACCGCCTACTCTGCCATTCCCAACCCTAATGAAGATAACCAAGATGTGCGCTATGTGACCTCAACCCTTTCAGGGGATAAAGGCGTCACTCTTGCTTCTAATGGTGCATTAACCGCGCAAGGTAGCACAATCAAATCCCTAGATGACATCACCATTTCCAGTGGGGGAAATGTACGCTTAGAGTCTGTCAAAACCCAATATCGCAAGCAATCAGGTAAACGATTTGAAGAGTTATATCGCCAAATTGGCACTGAAATTAACAGTGGAAAAAACCTGACTATGTTGTCAGAGGGAAGCATCCTCTTCCAAGCGTCTCGTCTCGTTGCCAAAGGTGCGATGGATATTGCGGCAAAAGGCGGGTATCTCTACGCACAAGCGATGGAAGAAACCAGCCACTATGAAGAGCAAAGTAAAAAGTGCAATAAATGGACGCTTTGTATCACCAAAAAAGATGTCAAAAAAACGCGCAGTGAAACGACGAATAAAGTCACTGAATTTACCGCTGGCGGCGATATTAATTTGTACGCCAAGGATGATGTCACGTTAGAAGCCACCAAAATTAATGCGGGCAAGAATGCCAAAATCACCAGCCAAACAGGTAAGGTAAATTTTAAAGCGGTGAAGAACACCACTTTTGAGCAAGTGATTACTAACTCGAAAGGGTTTTATATCACCCAACGTAATAAAGGGTATACCGAAGATAAATGGATTTTACCGAGCCTTCATATCGGCGGGAAATTAACTGTTGATGCGAATAAAGGCATTACCGCAGATGTTAAAGCCAAAAATAACCAAAGCTTACAAAATGCCCTTAATGCCCTTGGACAAACCGAAGGCACAAAGTGGCTTGCGGGTCTAAAAGACCGCAAGGATGTGCAATGGGGATTAGTTAAGGATGCGTATGATAGCTGGGATTATAAAAGTCAAAGCTTAAACCCAGTCGCTTCAGCGTTAATCATGATAACTGTTGCAGCGATGACATCGGGTACTGCATCGCAGTTTGCCGCTTGGGCAGCATCAGGAACAAGTGGAACCACCGCAGCGGTCATCTCAGGCGCAGCCTATTCAGGTATGACAGCACTTTCCACGCAAGCGGCGGTCGCGCTGGCAGAAAACCAAGGAAATCTATCCAAAACACTTAACTCGCTGGGTAAAAGTGATACCGTCAAATCTATTATCACTCAGATGGTGATTTCAGGGGCACTTAATGGCCTTGATGCCAAGATGGGCTGGACGACAGGTAACCCCGCTGATGCCAAATTACCACTATTAAGCAATGGAGATTGGAATAAAGTCGCACAGCGTGTTGCCGCGCAATCCGTGATTAGTTCTACCGTGAACACAACAATTCAAGGTGGCAGCTTCACCGATAACTTCAAGAATGCCTTACTCAGTAATATCGGGAGTCAGATTAATGCCGAAGGCGCAAAGCTGATTGGTGATAACGGTGAAATTTTAGAGCATACAGGTAAATTATTAAGTCACTCAGTTGTCGCAGGTGTGAGTGCTGAAATAGCAGGGGGAGATGCAAAAGGCGCAGTTGTTGGTGCGTTAGCTGCCGAGTTAGCTGCAATAACATTGAACAGCAAATTGTTTGAATCCAAATATCTCAATGAGCAAGAAAGACAACTCGCATTGCTACAAGATGCAATTAAGGGTAATGAGGCCAAAACTCAATTTACCAAAGTATTAGGCGGGTTTGCAGGGGCATTAATCACTCATAAGCCAGAAGGGGCATTTTCTGCCGCTAATTCAGCTGAATTGGTTTATACGTATAATTATACAGAGCATCAACTCCAGCAAATAATTATAGAGAACAATCTCGATATGATGGCGGCGGCTAAAGGAGATAAAGCCGCCGCACAAAGAGTTGCTGCAAGAGAACAAGCTGCTGGAGTGGTGGGGTTAGTTGCTGTCGGCGGGGTAGCAATCATTCTCGGAGGTGAAATAGTTGTTGCCGCAACGCCAGAAATTGCGGAAGGGCTAAAATTAGGTTTCATTGGATGTAAAGCCAGCCTCAGTTTTTGTGCTAATAAGCTAGGCTTAGTGGTTGCAGATATAGCTGCACCTGAAGCTGCATTATCGACAGGCGCAATTGGAGGTGCGGGTTATAAAGTTGTAGTGAGTTCTGAAGAGGCACTCAAATCATTAAAAAATGCAATACCAACCACCTCAAAAGAGTTATTGGCTTCCGGTAAGCTTAATATTTCAAAATTAATCCCTATTATAGAAAAAGAGCAGTTGCATGCCTCTGCGACTAAAAAATTGATTGAGGAGATCAATCGATTCCCGTCTAAGACGCAGGCTACAAATACAGCCACCATGATAGGTGCGTATGATCCTGTAACAGGAAAGATAGCTATTGGATACAGCGATGGTAAAATTTCAGCTGAAATGCTGAACAAGGACACTGTAATTTATGTTAAGAAACAACTTGGAGTTGAAATAGGTGAATATACAAAATTTTGTAAAAATACAGTTGGTGCTTGTGCTGAGGTATCAGCAGCAGACTCGTTGATCAGCCAAGGAGTCAAGCCAGAAAATATCCGATTTACCCAAGCGGTCAGGCCGCGAGAGGTTTGGGGAAAAGATACCATTCCGATAAAAGCAATAAAAGAAACATGTGATAATTGCCTAATTACATGGCCAACAGGAGTAGATAAATGAGTATTTTAGATATTAATTGGGAACCTAGTTTTGGTTCGGTTTTTACTTGGTTTGCTATGGATAAAAACGGAAAAATCGCTGTCATGATTAATAATAGTTTTGGTGATTTACCTAAATCGTTACTGGCGATTAGTAATGTTACAGAACTATTGAATGATTTAAATGAATACATGTGGGAAGAATCAGCAACCTTTGTAAACTATCCCCTCAATAAAGATGGCTCAGCTATTTTAGATTTATATTCATCATGTCTTTATCGACATCTATCTTCGAAAAAAGAAGTTGAAGAGTGCATAGAAAACGAGTTAATGACTTCGGGACATTACAGTGATACTAATCTGTCAGTCAATAAAGGTTTCTTTATTTATCAAGCTATAGAAGGCAATAACCCTGGGGATGATTACCCCGTTGGCTATGATAGTGAAACTAAGATGGGGGATTATTTTCGTTATTTGATGCCAACTATTTATGCTTCAATTGACGATTTTCCCAAAGAGTTGCGCCATGGAATTGCAGTATCAGATACCATTGATTTCACTGCAGACCAATTATTCGATAATAATAAAATTAGTGAGTATTTTCCTCGTATGTACCATGATTAAGACTATGGGCCATTATACGAAAAAAATAAAACATGACGAAAATTAGGAAAGTATCATAAGTACCCGCCATCTTTACGTAACGATGGCGGGTACTGTTGAGTAAACTTTAGCCTCTAACGCCTAAATTTTCTCTTTTGGGCTACTTACCCAGCAAGTGTAAGAAGTGAATATGTTTTTCATATTGGTCGAGAATATCGTGGATGATCTGCTCTTTTGCCCAGCCCATCACATCGTAGTCTTGGCCGCCTTCTTTTAAGTGGATTTCAGCGCGGTAATAGCGTTGTTCTTCACTCTTTTCGTCATCTGTTTCCGTGCCCATACCCGCTAAGGCAAAAGATGGCTGAACATAGTAACGTAGGCGAACTTCGTAGAAAAAGTTCATATCGTCGCCTAAATCCACCTCAAAACCGATTCTGTCATCTTTGTCTGTGTGAATATGGCAAACCGTGCCTTGCTTAGCGAGTTCTTCAGAAACCATCTCCATTGACGGCTTAACAGACTCTTCCATAAAGCGCTTCACATGGGCACGCTTAGGGAAATAGACAATATTGCGCAAGCGACGTTGCCATGGAATTGGGTTACGGCTTGCCGTAGGCGCAATCGTCGCTAATTGCTGGCTATCGCGCTTATAAGCATCCACTCGCAACGCTTTAAATAACCCATAAATAGAGGCAAGCAAGACCATTGCAAACGGTAAGGCGCTGGCAATGGTGAGAGTTTGCAGCGCTTGTAAGCCACCCGCCAGTAACATGGTAATAGCCACGACGCCCATCAGCCCAGCCCAGAAAATACGTTGCCAAATTGGGGTATTAGAGTCACCGCCAGAGGCCAGTGTATCGACCACCATCGCCCCTGAGTCCGCCGAGGTGACAAAGAATACGACTACCATCAACATGGCAAAAAATGACAATGCAGAGGAAAATGGGAAATAATTCAAGAACTCAAACAAGGCAAGGGAGACATCCGATTGCACGGTTTCGGCGAGCTTTACCGCTCCTTGGTTCTTGATAAGGTCAATGGCAGTATTACCGAAGAACGTCATCCACATCAATGTGAACCCAGCAGGCACGAATAACACGCCCATGACAAACTCACGGATAGTACGACCACGGGAAATTCGCGCGATAAACATCCCTACAAACGGTGACCATGATAACCACCAACCCCAATACAGTAACGTCCAGCCACCTAACCAATCGCTTGATTTAGGTTCATAGGCGTACAAATTAAAGGTTTTGGTCACAATCTCAGAAAGATAACCGCCCGTATTTTCCACAAACGATTTTAATAACAGAACAGTCGGCCCCAATATTACAATCAGCAACAGCAGCAAGAACGCGAGACCTAAGTTAAGTTCGGATAAAATGCGAATGCCTTTATCCAACCCTGAGACCACAGAAAGCGTTGCCAGTGCGGTAAAGGTGACGATTAACCCCACTTGCACCATTTCATTCACCGGCCAGCCAAACAAGTGGTTTAGACCCGCATTGACCTGCAATACACCGAAGCCTAATGAAGTGGCAACACCAAACACCGTACCAACGACTGCAAAGATATCAACGGCATGGCCAATAGGGCCATAAATGCGATCGCCAATAATTGGATACAGTGCAGAGCGTAGTGTCAGGGGTAACCCGTGGCGATAACTAAAAAACGCTAAAATTAAGGCAACAATGGCGTAAATGGCCCAAGCGTGTAAGCCCCAGTGGAAGAAGGTCAAACGCATGGCTTCTTTTGCCGCTTCAATGGTTTGGGCTTCACCCACAGGCGGGTTGAGGTAATGCATCACGGGCTCAGCGACCCCGAAGAACATCAAACCAATCCCCATACCTGCGGAAAACAGCATGGCAAACCACGACACATAACTAAAATTTGGCTGCGCGTGGTCTGGCCCCAGTTTTATTTGCCCATAACGGGAGAGTCCCAGATAAGTCACACTCAGTAGGATAATGGCTACAGCAAGGATGTAGAACCAACTGGCGTTGTTAAACAAGTTTTGTTGAAGATGACTTAGATGAGATTCTGCGACTTTTGGCATCAGTGCGGCAAAGCCAACAATAACCAAAATAATAATGGCAGAGCTATAAAACACTGGGGGACTAATTTTAGAACGAACTTTTTTCGAATCAGTAGCAATTTGACTCATAACAACCTTCTTTTGTTTTATTTTATTTTTGGCATACCAAGAGTGAGAAGGGTATGCAACGACCTGTCCTTCTTAATGAAACAATGGATAATTGCGAAAATATTCCCTAAGGGAACGTAATAGAAAGAACAATAAAAACGCGTTATACGTGGTGTTGTTGACAGTGAAAACTGCCGAAAAAAATGATAAATATCGAGTCTTTGCCACCTCGGGAAGTTAAAAAATAGGCGGTTATACTGCCATGATATGGATGAATGATCAACAATAGGGGGAAATAAGATTGGTTAAATGGATGGAATATCATGTTAATTATCAATTTATTAATCATTAAGAATGATAAATTTACATGTTTTACCAATAAGTTAAGGAAGATAGGTGAAAGTCACTATTAACTTGTTATAAAGTGCGGATTAGTTGATGATAAAACGTATTATCTCAATTGGCTATCCTTACTCCCACGCCGATTATAACCACTAAAAGCGGCTTGTTTTTTATCTAGTTCAGATTGGCACTTTAGACAGAGTTTCACGCCTAATACGGCTAATCGGCGTGCTTCAGGAATAGGTTCGCCGCACTCTTCGCAAAATTCGGCGCTTTCGCCTGAAGGCAATTGGCCACGTGCCTTCGCAATTGCGTCATCTAGCGTGGCATCAATTTGTTCCTGCACTGCATCTTCATTTGCCCAGCCATTAGCCATAGCACACCTCTAATTGATTAATAATTGACCTAACATTAATATAGAGGCGAGAACAGTAATTTCAAGGGCAGGGTTAACGGTTTAAAGATAAGCTCATAAAAATATGGTCCATGCCATCTTCATCGTACATTTCCCCTTCGGTTTGATAGCCTAAGCTTTGGTAGAACGCAATGGCGGTGTGTTGGGCTGAAAGTCCGATTTTTTGATGCTGATTTTCAGCGCCATATTGCTGGACAAATTTCATCATTTCACGCCCTAAGCCTTTGCCGCGGTGCGTTTTTTGCACGGCTACACGTCCGACTTTGATCAGCCCATCATCTAAAAATACACAGCGCAAAACCGCTGCAGGTTGCTGGTTTAAATATAAAACCACATGCAGTGCGGCATCATCATATTCATCCACATCAATGTCAGCGGGGAAGCCTTGTTCTTGAGTGAAAACTTGCTGGCGTAGGTCAAAAGCATCTACGACCAGTGCAGGGTTTGCATGGCCAAGGCTGTGTTTGATTTCCATGGAGAGTCCTAGTATTGACGTCATAAAATAAAAGAAGGTTTACTATATAACGAGATAGCCATTGGAACAGGTAGGTTTTGGTGCTTTTTAGGATGTTAATAGATAAAACAGGCAAATGCAGGTGAAAAACCTGCATTTGAGGTAATGATTAAGTGCGATTGCAGCGCGCTTAGCGTACTTTTTTAAACATTACTTATTCTCTGTTTTTGCATCATTTTCAGCTTTGATGGATTCTGTTTTTTCTTTAACGTCAGTTGCCACTTCATCAGCTTTATTGATGGCATCTGTTTTAACTTTTTGACCAAGTGCAGAAGCATCTTGTTTCAGCTCCTCTGCTTTATTTTTTGTTGCTTCAGTAAGTTCATTGGCTTTTTGTTCGCCATCGGCCTTGAGTTGCTGAGCTTTTTCTTCAGCTTGCTTAACAGTATCGCTAGGTTTAGATGAGTCATCACAGCCTGTTATGACAGTAAATAGACCGACAAAGAATAATGAAGCGATGATTTTCTTTTTCATAAACATGTCCTTAGAATTAAGTGAGATTAAAACTATTTATCAGCATTAATACTTGTGCTCATCGTTTAATATAGCTGAGTTTAAGCTTTTTATAAAACCAATGGATGAATTTTTGAAATATTAAAATGATTTTTGGTTTTCTGGCATTGTTAATTTCTATCTTATGCTGAATATTCATGGTTTTTAATGGTTGGGGAAGTTATCGCACCTAAAGCTCAATAGACAGGCTAAACTGATTGCACAAGAAGCAAAAAAAACGTTTTAAATTAGGTAAATAAAAGGATAGCAATATGACGTACTATTATTCGTTTA
The window above is part of the Providencia sp. R33 genome. Proteins encoded here:
- a CDS encoding ShlB/FhaC/HecB family hemolysin secretion/activation protein, yielding MTNQQALWRLFCLSLFIISPYGYAENQLLGSSQESVQFEQKQRLELELKQRNQLEKQRAIIVDDALLKPTQDETCFPIDKIQFVGATQLSATTQTQLTSAYLKRCLTLSEIHGLTKHVTNYYIEQGFITSQAIIPEQDLSSHQLILQVIEGNIEAIEIENSPKRLVHQVFPYQQGNILNLRDIEQGLEQLNRLSSAKYTIDIQPGSQNGYSRIIIHQQGKKWPLTSQLNLDNSGMKATGKQLLTGSLTADTLLGIGEQWSVSANSDMEGSASHHNRYIVANLNIPYGYWSYRYQFYRNSTLQPFKTSGQQYRYEGKNTNQQFDVSRLIYRDGKQRLTLQGSLKHKKANTQLASQTLSISSPTLTSLSFTPQYSTTLGQGYFTFNPSAEWGISAFGASSDTLAKDSPRSHYRKFSLSSSYQYFFPNGLTYLTSFYGQYSPDNLYGIERISIGGQYSVRGYHEQSLSGNRGGYWRNEINKDIANTAIGQLRFIGALDYGFIGSDKYHIEHDTLAGGAVGLSFTGNSLFYSQFLLSKPLHYPSQLKPDNWSAYWSVSFSL
- a CDS encoding DUF637 domain-containing protein, producing the protein MLNEQLPSRPKRLLSYTIILLTAVYPLHPAWGAAMTAADKNTQVSQQNNIPVINIATPNGAGISHNKFQDFNVDKQGAVLNNATSNVNSQIAGQIKANANLKGNAANLIINEVTGSSRSELQGKLEVAGKGANVLIANPNGITCNGCSFVNTPAITLTTGKPILDNKGALSAIEVKKGSVVIGANGMNAEAQTYADIISRATELNGQIKAKNLTLMQGTNRVDFQKGTVTPIAGEGTKPSISVDTKALGGMYANQVKLVSTEAGVGINLSNVQINQNDLTLTVDGKITLAGNIQGKKDINVSTKNLQINANANVNATKDITLATNTLTNNGKVIAGKDMRVFAESVSNTGNSALIQAQDNLWMQKNAKGDLSTLIENKSGTIKTNTGDLVVRTKKLTNSAITSPIKISDINATTSDKNGSYVSSFFGKRQGVVSIISLYPRLESFPYKKWFGEMDFINNDSINVERKQYSSQGYVGAITSGKNTYINANDLVNDFGKITAKNNIILTGQNASVGSFNSGKLDLWYKYDTSNADLGQFADESDDTGTYDIFYVSEPIDFKLLDKFYSWSPDVLSYQSISAGNNVVLDFKNTINLESKLPSTEKPIAKIMQVGAPSFAITAKNIILNSNNINISSNLQSGNDLSIIAGQNININNAQLVANQSQSLIANNDLNLKQVNLTAKDSTLIAKNGNISYSLNPVSAFKDNALSLPVINAANSLHIQAGKNVTFDNAQLAKTNKLTLSANDNIVIRRDESNLMKLAALEPVANINALLTKTGNWASSGEINLTAGKNIEARGITFNSGKSLTLNAGQDIILGSKAIKDVDNVFKTNRYPELSSQLIANGNITLNAARDIDLQSANLQSKDKLTALSGRDIKLTATAYSAIPNPNEDNQDVRYVTSTLSGDKGVTLASNGALTAQGSTIKSLDDITISSGGNVRLESVKTQYRKQSGKRFEELYRQIGTEINSGKNLTMLSEGSILFQASRLVAKGAMDIAAKGGYLYAQAMEETSHYEEQSKKCNKWTLCITKKDVKKTRSETTNKVTEFTAGGDINLYAKDDVTLEATKINAGKNAKITSQTGKVNFKAVKNTTFEQVITNSKGFYITQRNKGYTEDKWILPSLHIGGKLTVDANKGITADVKAKNNQSLQNALNALGQTEGTKWLAGLKDRKDVQWGLVKDAYDSWDYKSQSLNPVASALIMITVAAMTSGTASQFAAWAASGTSGTTAAVISGAAYSGMTALSTQAAVALAENQGNLSKTLNSLGKSDTVKSIITQMVISGALNGLDAKMGWTTGNPADAKLPLLSNGDWNKVAQRVAAQSVISSTVNTTIQGGSFTDNFKNALLSNIGSQINAEGAKLIGDNGEILEHTGKLLSHSVVAGVSAEIAGGDAKGAVVGALAAELAAITLNSKLFESKYLNEQERQLALLQDAIKGNEAKTQFTKVLGGFAGALITHKPEGAFSAANSAELVYTYNYTEHQLQQIIIENNLDMMAAAKGDKAAAQRVAAREQAAGVVGLVAVGGVAIILGGEIVVAATPEIAEGLKLGFIGCKASLSFCANKLGLVVADIAAPEAALSTGAIGGAGYKVVVSSEEALKSLKNAIPTTSKELLASGKLNISKLIPIIEKEQLHASATKKLIEEINRFPSKTQATNTATMIGAYDPVTGKIAIGYSDGKISAEMLNKDTVIYVKKQLGVEIGEYTKFCKNTVGACAEVSAADSLISQGVKPENIRFTQAVRPREVWGKDTIPIKAIKETCDNCLITWPTGVDK
- a CDS encoding BCCT family transporter, whose amino-acid sequence is MSQIATDSKKVRSKISPPVFYSSAIIILVIVGFAALMPKVAESHLSHLQQNLFNNASWFYILAVAIILLSVTYLGLSRYGQIKLGPDHAQPNFSYVSWFAMLFSAGMGIGLMFFGVAEPVMHYLNPPVGEAQTIEAAKEAMRLTFFHWGLHAWAIYAIVALILAFFSYRHGLPLTLRSALYPIIGDRIYGPIGHAVDIFAVVGTVFGVATSLGFGVLQVNAGLNHLFGWPVNEMVQVGLIVTFTALATLSVVSGLDKGIRILSELNLGLAFLLLLLIVILGPTVLLLKSFVENTGGYLSEIVTKTFNLYAYEPKSSDWLGGWTLLYWGWWLSWSPFVGMFIARISRGRTIREFVMGVLFVPAGFTLMWMTFFGNTAIDLIKNQGAVKLAETVQSDVSLALFEFLNYFPFSSALSFFAMLMVVVFFVTSADSGAMVVDTLASGGDSNTPIWQRIFWAGLMGVVAITMLLAGGLQALQTLTIASALPFAMVLLASIYGLFKALRVDAYKRDSQQLATIAPTASRNPIPWQRRLRNIVYFPKRAHVKRFMEESVKPSMEMVSEELAKQGTVCHIHTDKDDRIGFEVDLGDDMNFFYEVRLRYYVQPSFALAGMGTETDDEKSEEQRYYRAEIHLKEGGQDYDVMGWAKEQIIHDILDQYEKHIHFLHLLGK
- a CDS encoding DksA/TraR family C4-type zinc finger protein, producing MANGWANEDAVQEQIDATLDDAIAKARGQLPSGESAEFCEECGEPIPEARRLAVLGVKLCLKCQSELDKKQAAFSGYNRRGSKDSQLR
- a CDS encoding GNAT family N-acetyltransferase translates to MEIKHSLGHANPALVVDAFDLRQQVFTQEQGFPADIDVDEYDDAALHVVLYLNQQPAAVLRCVFLDDGLIKVGRVAVQKTHRGKGLGREMMKFVQQYGAENQHQKIGLSAQHTAIAFYQSLGYQTEGEMYDEDGMDHIFMSLSLNR